The Deltaproteobacteria bacterium genomic interval ATAACAAGGGAGTCGGGGTGGACATCCTTGGTGGGAGCACCAACGCCAACTCGAACGTAGTCGATATCACCTTGGAGCAAAACATGATCGCGGGGAACGTAGTGTCGAGCGGGACCGCCGGGATTGTTGCCATTGCCGGTTTGTTCTCCTCTTCCAATAACGAGGCCACAGTGCGTATTCGTAAGGGTAGCAATTCTGCGGGCAATACGGTGAGGAACAATACCGGGCACGGTATGAGCGGCACCGCCGGGCAGGATAACAGCTCGAACAACGTGCTGACTTGGGAAGTCGAGGGCAATACCGTCGAAGGCAACCAAGGCATCGGCATCGTGGCACTTGGTGGTTTGGGGGCTTTTGGCGAGCCGACTGGAGCCAGCATGAACAACACCCTCAATGCGACGATTACTGGCAACCTTGTACGGCGGCATCCTGGGAATGGCCTCAGCATTCAAGGGGGAATCGCCAGCGTCAACGGGCGCGCGAACACGAGCGCCGATAACAACCGGATCGATGTCACGATTTCCCAAAACACGGTGGATACGTCCGGGGTGGGAATCTTCATGACTGGCGGGAGTGTCGGCGAAGCCAATGCCAACACGGTGGATGCCCAGATACAGAACAACACCATCTGCGGGAACGAGGTCGGCGATGTGCGTGTCGATGGTGCCTTTATCGGCAACCACTTTTTTCCGCCGAATACCGGAACCGGCAATCGCGTGAGCGGTGCCATCGACAACAACACTGTGACGTTCGTAACGGTGGCTGACGGTATTGCCGGGAACACTGCGGACCCGTCGCAAATTGACAACAGCGAGTGTCCGGGCGATTACGACGAGGATGGAGTACTGAATGAACTGGATCGCTGTCCAGGGACGGGGGTCAGTGCAATGGTCGATGCGAACGGGTGCACGCCGGCGCAATTGGACGAGGACAACGACGGAGTGGCGATTGCGAATGACAACTGTCCGTTGACTGCGAATCCTGACCAGCACGACATCGATTTCGACGGGCGCGGCGATGCCTGCGATGACGATAGCGACAATGACGGGATTCCCGACGGTGCCGACGGTTGCGCGCAGGGGTGGAGTCCTGGCGGCATTTCTTCCGACTTTGACGGCGATGGCATCGGAGACGACTGCGACAATTGTCTTACCGTAGTGAATCCTCTGCAAGAAGATACTGATAGCAATGGGCGCGGTGATGTGTGCGAATTGGACAGCGATTTGGAGGAGGAGAAAAAACCGAAGAAGAGCAAAACCAAACCCATTGATCCTGCCGTAACGGATAGCGATAGCGACGGCTTGACCGACGCGCGAGAAATTTTACTCAATACCGATCCCCTCAAGGCGGATTCCGACGGTGATGGACGTAGCGATGGCGCGGATAATTGCCCGCAACTGGCGAATCCGACTCAGGACAATAGCGATAACGATGCGTTTGGCGATGTCTGCGATGGCGACGACGATAACGATGGTGTCGCCGATGCTGTGGATTCCTGTCCACTCAACGCGAATCCCGGTCAGGCGGATTTGGATGGCGATGGGAAAGGGGATGTCTGCGATACCGACGCCGACGGCGACGGTTTTGCCGCTGTTTCTGCTGGTGGGCTGGATTGTGACGACCGAGCGGCTGGCACGCATCCCGGGGCGAAAGAAATTCCCGGCAATGGACGTGACGATGACTGTACTGCGACGACGCTGGATCGCCCCATTGAGTTGCTCGTCTCGGTCGAGGATCCGCTGGATACGAGCGTGACTGCCGACACCTGGCTTCCCAACGAAGGCAGAATGGCACGCATGATTGCGCAGGTAGTGGGAACTCCGGGTGGGACGCCGTCGCCAGTCTTTTCCTTACAGTTGGCGAGTACGAATCTGCCGGGGCGCTATACGAACGACACTAGCACGGATACCAGCCCGGACTACGAAGTGGTGAGTAACGTTGGCAATCAAGCCCTTGTGCGTGCGCACGACTTCGGCGGGACATTGACCGTGCAGGCGCGGGCGGACGTGACGTTGCCGGATGGGACGCGGGTCATTCTTGAGAAAGTGTTGACCTTGCCCACAGACACGGACCACGACGGGCTGCCGGATGCCTGGGAGGATCAATTTGGCGGACTCAGTCCGAGTGACGATACCGATCTGAGCAACGGCAACACGTTTGTGGGCGACGGGCTGACGGCGGTGGAGGAATATCGCGGGTTTCTGTGGGGACCTACCCTGGTCAAAGTCGGTCCCGATAGCCTCTACCAGACTCCAGTGTATGTACCGCAAGGCTCACCAGTGCATTTCCGCAGCAGTCCGTTCCGCAAAGACGTCTTTCTGAAATTCTCCGGCTACCGCGACCCGCTGCCCTTCGCGTTGGGGACGGCTTTCATCGACGATGCACACCTCGACGTCCATGTCGTGGACGCCGCGCTGATGCCGGGAGAGCTGCACATCGATGTCTTGCCCGTTGTTAACAACGTGATGGGGACTTATCAAGGAGCCAATGGTCACATCAATAAGCGTGGCGTTCGCGACTGGATATGGGATACGAAGGGCGCGAGCTCGGAAGGGACCGCCACTCAATACGGGGAACCAATAACCTATCAGATTCCAGCCGAGTTCTATTTCACTGATCGGCCGTATGCCGACACTGGCGTCCTGGGGATCTTGGAGCCTCTTTCGACCGCTGGGGTAGAGGATAAGAATGATAACGGGCAACTCGACGTGTTACTGGGTGCGAAAGAGGACGCCAACAAGAATGGCCTCCTCGATGGAGATCGTGTGGTGCAAGGAAGCTTCACGCAAGCTTTGAGCCCGCTCGATGTCGACAATGACGGTTTGGTGGAATTGCCTGTTGTCGCCGACCCGGCGGGTATCGACCCTCGCTTCGAATACACTCGGGCGCACGTCCTGATGCACACCGTCACCCACGAAGTGGGGCACGCCCTCGGGATAGCGCATAACTCGGACGCTGCATGCTTGATGTTCGAGCAAACACCCAACTGGAGCCGTGCCGGGTGCCTGAGTCTCGACTCCAAAGCGCGGATTCAGGTGCATAACGATTAGGAGGGGGAAGCGTATGGTGCAAAGAATCAATCAGCGGAGGGACTGGAAGGTGATGATGATAGTGGGTGGGGTGTTGCTCGCGGCCTGTGCGCCGCGCCCGGGCGGTCTCCCGAGGCCGGCTCAAACGCCGGTGCAGACCGTGCCAGCCAAACCAGCCCTCCACGCGGCCTACGGCAAACTGCCGTTGTCGTTCGAGGCGAACCAGGGGCAGAGCGATCCTTCGGTCCAGTTCTTGGCGCGGGGGCGCGGGTATGCGCTGTTTTTGACGCGCACCGAGGCGGTGTTGGCGCTCGAACAGGCAGCAGGCAACGGGCACCAGGCAACGCGATGCGGGGAGCGGCACGTAGGGGAGACCCCCTGTGGTCGCCCGGGAGGTGGGCAGGCACGGGGGCCTGCCCCTACAACTTCCGCCGTCATCCGTCTGCAACTCGCCCAGGCCAACCCTCAACCCCGCATGGAAGGACTGGACGCCCTGCCGGGGAAGGTCAACTACTTTCTGGGTAACGATCCGAGCCAATGGCGCACGAATGTGCCAACCTACGCCAAGGTGAAATATCGTGACGTATATCCTGGTATTGACGTGGTGTACTACGGCAACCAGGAGGGGCGGTTGGAGCATGACTTCATCGTGGCCCCGGGAGCTGACCCGAGCATGATCCAGCTCACGCTCCGTGACCAAGCCGGAGAGGAGCTGCCGCTAACAGCAGATGCCGAGGGCAACCTGCTGGTGCAAGTGGCCGATGCGACTCTGCGGCTGGGCAAGCCGGTGGTGTATCAAGAGATCGCCGGCGTGCGGCGAGAGGTCTCTGGTCACTACGCCTTGCTCGGCCTTCGGCCTTCAGCCTTCAGCCCTCAGCCCTCAGCCCTCGGCATTGCTTCCGTGGGCTTCCAACTCGCCGCCTACGACCCTGCCCGCCCGCTCATCATCGACCCGACCTTCGTCTACTCCACGTATTTAGGCGGAAGCAGCTTCGATGAAGCCTTGGCTCTTGCTGTGGATGAGAGTGGCCAAGCCTATGTGGCAGGAGGCACGCTTTCGACAAATTTTCCCACGGCGATGCCGCTGCAGGCCGCTAAGGCTGGGTCCAGCGATGCCTTTGTGGCGAAGTTGAGCGCCGATGGGCAGACCTTGCTCTATGCCACGTATCTGGGGGGGAGCAATGGCAGCGGCCAGCTTGCCTACGCTATTGCCGTCAACGGGAGCGGCCAAGCCTACGTGACCGGGAGCACTTTTTCGACAAATTTTCCCACCGTGACCCCGCTGCAGGCCGCTAAGGCTGGGTCCAGCGATGCCTTTGTGGCGAAACTGAGCGCGGACGGGGCAACCTTGCTCTATTCTACGTATTTAGGCGGAAGTGGCTTTGAAGATACCTACGCGCTGGCGCTGGATGGCGACGGCCAAGCATATGTCGCGGGGTGGACCCTTTCGACAAATTTTCCCACCGTGATGCCGCTGCAAGCCGCGAAGGCCGCGGCTGCCGATGCGTTCATAGCGAAGCTGAGTGCCGATGGCACGACCTTACTCTATTCCACCTATTTGGGGGGCAATGATGACGATCTTGCCTATGCCTTGGCGGTGGATGGCAGCGGCCGAGCTTACGTCGCTGGGCAGACATTCTCGACGGACTTTCCGATGGCGACCCCGTTGCAAGCCGCCAATGCCGGCGATTCGGATGTTTTTGTAACCAAGCTGAGTGTGGATGGCACCTCCCTCGTGTACTCTACGTATGTGGGCGGGAGTAGTGCCGAGGAGACCTATGCGCTGGCGGTAGACGGGAATGGCCAAGCCTATGTGGCTGGGCGGACCGCATCGGCGGACTTGCCCATCGTAGCGCCGCTGCAGGCCGCCAATGCCGGGAGTTGGGACATCTTCGTGATGAAGTTGAACGACGCCGGGACGATCCTCCTGTACTCCACGTATGTGGGCGGAAGCAGTGCTGACGATGCTTTCGCCATCGCACTCAACGACAGCGGTCAAGCCTGTATCGCTGGGAGGACCTCTTCGACGAATTTCCCTACGGTAGCGCCTCTGCAGGCCACAAAATCCGGGTCAGAGGATGGCTATATCGCTCAGTTAAGTGCTGATGGGACAGTTCTCTCCTTCTCTACGTATTTGGGTGGGAGCTTAAGCGATATTGTCTACGCTATTGCGCTGGATGGAAGCGGTCAGGTGTATGTTGCGGGGAGCACCCAGTCGACGGACTTTCCCACGGCGATGCCGTTCCAAGCGGTCAATGCCGGAAGTCTTGATGCCTTCATAACGAAGCTGGACATCCCGCCGGATGCAGACGGGGACGGACTGTCGGACGCGCAGGACAACTGCCCCGACATGCGCAACACGGTGCAGCTCGATGAAGACGGGGATGGATTGGGCGATGGCTGCGATACCGATCAGGACAACGACGGCGTGCCCGATAGTAGCGATAGCTGCCCAGCGGCCTGGAACCCCCTCGGGCAAAGCCTCGACCATGACAGCGATGGGGTGGCTGATGCGTGTGACAACTGTTTGTTCGTGGCCAACGCCGATCAACTCGACGCCGACCACAACGGGCGCGGGGACCTGTGTGAGGTCGACGTGGACCTCCCAGAACCCAAGAAACCCAAGCACCGCAAAGGTCGTCCGCTGGACCCGGCGGTGACCGATAGCGATGGTGACGGCTTGACCGACGCGGTGGAGGCCGCGCGGGGGCTCGCGCCCGGCAACCCCGACAGCGACGGGGATGGGGTGAACGATGGGACGGATAACTGCCCGCTGTCGGGGTTTGCCAATCCTGACCAGCAGGACACCGACCATGACACGCTGGGGGATGTCTGCGACGGCGACGATGACGGGGACTTTGTCCAGGACGCGAACGATAACTGCTCGTTGGTAGCGAACACCGATCAGCGTAATGCCGATGGCGATGACAAGGGCGATGCGTGCGACCCGGACCAGGACGGAGATGGGTTTCTGTCCGTGGCAGCCGGCGGCACCGACTGCGACGATGGCGTGGCGAGCGTGCATCCGGGGGCCACAGAGATTCCCGGCAACACGCGCGATGATGACTGCGACGCGAGCACGCTCGACCGGCAACTGGCGCTGGTGCTGGACGTGAACGATCCCAGTGACCCGGAAACAAATGCCGCCACCTGGTTGCCCACCGTCGGGCGCAGGGCGGTGCTCCTCGCACGGGTGACAGATGACCTGCATCAGAGTGTGGGCAGTCCGGTGGTGACGCTTACTCTAGGCGGCAGCAGCGCCCTACCCGGACAGTACACCAACGATGAGAATCCCGACCCGAGTCCGGACTACGTGGTGGAGAGCGGCAGCGGCAATCAGGCCGTGGTGCAAGCGCAGGATTTCGGTGGGTCGCTCATGGTCCAGGCTATGGCGAAGTTGACATTGGCGGACGGGACGCGGGTCGTGCTGCAACAGACCTTCACCTTGCCGAGTGATCGGGACCACGACGGATTACCGGATGCGTGGGAAGACCAGTTCGGGGAGCTTGATCCCGACGAAGACTTTGACACTAGCGAGGGGAACCCCTATGTGGGCGATGGGCTGACAGCCTTCGAGGAATATCGAGGCTTGGTGTGGGGGCCGCCGTTAGTGCGGGTGGAGCCGGATGCCACGTACCAGACGCCGGTGTACGTGCCGCAGGGGCCAGTGCAGCACTTTCGTGGTCATCCGTTCCGGAAAGATCTGTTTCTCACCTTCCAGAACTACAACCGGGATGCGTCCAATCCCTTCGCGCTGGGGACGGCGTTTAGCGAAGATGCGGGGCTCGACGTGCATGCGGCAGCGCTCGAAGCTGGCTTCGGAGAGGCGCATATCGACACGATCTTGGTCGAGAACGACCTCACGGGCACGTATCAAGGGGCCGATGGGCATATCAACAAGCGGGGGGTGCGGGACTGGGTCTGGGATACCAAAGGGGCCAGCGGGCAAGGGGACGCGACCACGTATGGCAGCCCGGTGACCTATCAAAAACCACTGGACGATTACTTTGCCGATCGGCCCTATATCGATGGCTCTCCTCAGGATGGTCTACTGAACTCGGTGACGGCGGCGGTGGTGGAGGATGGGAACGACAACGCGGTCTTGGATATCCGCAAGGGATTGAACGAGGACAAGATCAAGAACGGGAACTTGGATGGGGATCAATTCGTGCCGGGGCGGTTTGACGCGGCGTTCTCGGCGTTAGATCTAGACCACGACGGGAGGGTGGAGTTGCCGGTGGTGAACCTGCCGAGTCAGATCAGTCCGCAGTTCGAGTACAGCAAGGGGCAGGTGGTGATGAGTACGATCACGCACGAGGTGGGGCATGCGTTAGGGCTGATGCACAACCAAGACGCGACCTGTTTGATGTACGAGCAGTCGCCGAACTGGAGCCGGGCTGGATGTCTCAGCCCCAGCTCCAAGGCCGAAATTCAGATTCATAATGAGTAGGGGATATCCGTACTGCCTCTTGTAGAATAGAGGGCAGAAGCGCTAATAGGTTCTAACTAGGGGCAGCGGGGAAAAAAGGAGGATGAGTATGACTTCCCATTCGCGTTCTCCGCCTAGCAGAGGCAACTATGTTCCTCTGCCTCATCGGTTCTGCCGAGTCACCACATTTATCCAAAAGAGGAGAAAGGTAATGGGAAAATCGTTGTTTACCGCGAGTGTTTTCTTCGCTTTCGTGCTGACTGTTATAGTAATTTTGGATCTGTCGGTGCCGAACGGTATGGTGGCTTGGGCGGCGCCTCCTAGCCAGATGGCAGCCAGCCAGTTGCAAGGACATGCTGGAACGGCGACGCCTCAGCGGCTAACGCCGCAGTTCACTGCCGAGCCCGTGTCACCTACTGCAGAGCAACTGGCGGTGAGCGCAATGGCAGTCGCGCACGGCCGCGGACACGGCCCTACCAGCGTCGGCCAAAGCCCCGTAGCGGGTCCCCGCAGCCCCTCAACCGCCGTACCGCCGAACGCGCCCGAGACGTTCACCGTCTTCCGTAGTCGCGCGCTGGCTCCTGGCTCAGGACTGGCCCAGAGCACGATCAACGAGCCGTCGCTGGCGAACTCTGGCAAATACATCTGGTACACCGGCAACTGGTATGCTGCCCGCTCCACTAACGCTGGCGTCGCGTGGAAGTATGTCAACCCCTATGCCGACATGCCGGACTTCTGCTGCGACCAGGATGTGGTCTATGACAAGGGCCGCGACATGATCCTCTGGTACCGACAAGGCACGGGCCGACCCAACCGCTACCTGTTAAGCGGTTCCTTGGACGGTGGCGCGCACTGGTGCACCTATTCACTTAACGCCGCCAACTACTTCGGGAACCCTTGGGGAGCACAAGACTGGTTCGACTACCCGCATCTGGCCCTGAGCAATGACCACATTTACATCACCAGCAACATGTTCGACAATCCGGGGAACTTCCAGCGCATGATCCTTACAAAGATACCCCTGGACCCCCTTCGGTCGTGCGCTGGCTTCGGTTTCACTTGGTGGGCACGCAGTACAGGTTGGACATGGACGCCGGTCCAGGGGGCCACCGATGTCATGTATATCGGCGACCATACCGACACGGACACGTTCAACATTTGCTGGAACGTGGAGGCGGATAACCTTCTCTCCTGTGCTGACCGGGACATCGACGCCTGGACGTTTACCGATCGCGGTGACGCCTCATGTCCCGTCCCGGACGGCAACGACCCCTGTCTGCGGCTTGATGAGCGGATCAATGCAGGATGGCTGAAAGAGGATGAGGACCAAAACCGCCACCTGCTCGGCTTCTTCTGGACCGTGCAGGAGGGAGCAGGATTCCCCTTCCCGTATGTCAACGCCGCAGTGTTTGACCCGCAGACGCTCACCTATCTATCGAGGCCGCTCATTTGGAATCCTGATTTCGCCTGGTTCTACGCGGGGGCAGCGCCCAACGCCCGCGGCGACTTGGGTATCGCCACGTACCTAGCAGGCGGCGGGAACTACGTTCAAATGTATGTCGGCATTGAAGACGACTTCAACGGCGCGCCACCGGGCTGGGAAGTGGCCTTGGTGCGAGCCAGTAACGACGGCCCGGACCCCGACAACTGGGGCGACTACCTGCGCGTGCGGCCGCATAGCCCGGACGGCGTCACCTGGATTGCCGGTGGCCATACGCTCCAGGGCGGCGGGACCGGTGCATTCGTCGAGCCACGCTACGTCGTCTTCGGCCGCGAACGGGACCAAGACGGGTTGTTCCGCTTCTGGACCAAGTGATGTAGTAAGGACCGATCTTGCCAAGGGAGGAGTTAAGGTGGAGACGCCCAGCAGTATGACCCGTCAGGTGCGGCCGCTAAGACAGGTCGGCATAAATTCCGCGCCCGTTCTATCCTCCTCATCTAGTGTAGGGGCGACTTCATGTGATCGCCCTGGCGGGGTTGGGGGCAGTTACATAAGGCTGTCCCTACTCGGCTTTCTCGCCGTCTTTGTAGCTGCCGTGCTTTCCGTGCGAGGTCAAATCGCTCACGGCTCGGAGGAAATCTCGGAAGCACAGACCCCAGCATGTAATGCGCCTCCGAGGGCCGAGCCGCTGGCACCAGCCGAATCACTGCCCAACCCTGTAACCGAAAGCTCAGCCAGCGGAGAATCCGGTACAGGCAGCACCGGGCCTGGGACGATCACTGCTATACGACCGCCTGAGGGTTTGGAACCGCCAAACGCTGAGGAGCTGGCGCGTCGCGAAGCGATCTTAAAGGGGAGCAACCTTTCGCCGAGTTGGCCTCCCGAGAAGACACAGGCGGAACCCAGTCCACCCTCCGGCCCGTGGACAGCCCCCAAAGAGACACGCTAAGAGCGAGAGAATCGCTTGTCGATATTGTTCAAAGTGCTGGGTGGCCTCCCAAGGTGGGGCTGCGAGAGGAAGGGCTATATGCCGAGACCGATTCCACTGCACTTGGCGTGGGGCCTGACGATAGTAGGTGGGGTGTTGCTCTCCGGTTGTCTCACGACGCGTAGCCGCGTTTCTCAGATGACCCCACTGCCGCCGATAGGTACGCTGCAAACACGATCCATACCGTTGCCACCCACTGCTGCGGCGCAACCACCGCTCCACGCGGCCTACGGCAAACTGCCGTTGCAGTTTGAGCAGAACCAAGGACAGAGCGATGCCCAGGTGCAGTTCCTCGCTCGGGGGCACGGCTACGCCCTGTTTCTGACGCCGACCGAGATGGTACTGTCCTTGCGGACGGGAGGAAACGGAGAAACGGGAAGAGGAACTGGTGAAAGGGCGAAAGGGGGAAAGGGCGAAGAGGACAGACACAAGGGAAAACGATGGCCTACTCAGTCCTCAGCACTCAGTACTGAGACCGTGCGCTTGCAACTGGTCAACGCCAACCCGCAGCCGCGTATGGAAGGGCTGGCGGAATTACCGGGGAAAGTGAACTACTTCTTGGGTAACGACCCGAGCCAGTGGCGGACCAACGTCACCACCTACGCCAAGGTCAAGTATCACGACGTCTACCCGGGGGTGGATGTGGTGTACTACGGCAACCAAGAGGGCCGGTTAGAGCATGACTTCATCGTCGCGCCCGGCGCGGACCCGAGCGTGATCCAGTTCAGTATCCGCGACCAAGCGGGAGACGAGCTACCGCTGACGGCGGATGCCGCCGGCAATTTGTTGGTGCAAGTGGCCGACGTGATGCTACGGCTAGGCAAGCCGCTGGTGTATCAAGAGATTGCCGGAGTACGACGGGACGTGGTGGGCAGCTACGCGCGGCTCGGCACTCAGCCTTCAGCCCTCAGTTCTCAGTTCTCAGCACTCAGCACTGCTTCCGTGGGTTTCCAGCTCGCCGCCTACGACGCGACGAGACCATTGATCATCGATCCAGTATTAAGTTATTCCACCTACCTTGGTGGCGGTGGAGATGACATAGGCCAAAGTATTGCTGTGGACACCGCCGGCAATACGTACGTGACGGGGGAGACCGCTTCGAGCGACTTCCCGACCGTCAATCCCTGGCAGCCAGCGTCTGACGGCGTCGCCGATGTCTTTGTGGCGAAGTTAAGTGCCGACGGACAGACCTTGCTCTATTCCACCTATTTGGGGGGAAACGATCTCGATACTGCTACTGCCGTTTCCACAGATGAGAGTGGCCAGACCTACGTCGTAGGGTGGACCGATTCGACGGATTTCCCTACAGCGACCCCTGTGCAAGCCGCCAAGGCTGGAGATTCTGATGTTTTTGTGGCGAAACTGAGCGCGGATGGCACCATCCTCCTCTACTCCACGTATGTCGGAGGGAGCAGCGATGACGAGGCATATGCGCTAGCGGTAGACAGAAATGGCCAAGCGTATGTTACCGGGCTTACTGTATCCACGGACTTTCCGACGGTCATGCCCCTGCAAGCCGCTCAGGCTGGAGGGGCATGGGATGGCTTTGTAGTGAAGTTGAGCGCGGACGGCGCGACCTTGCTCTACTCCACCTACCTTGGTGGCGACGACTTTGACGACGGCCAAGGTATTGCCGTGGACACCGCCGGCAATGCGTACGTGACGGGAGAGACCGGTTCGAGCGACTTCCCGACCGTCAATCCCTGGCAGCCAGCGTCTGGTGGCCTCGGCGATGCCTTTGTGGCGAAGTTGAGCGCGGACGGCGCGATCTTGCTCTACTCCACCTACCTTGGTGGCGACGACTTTGACGACGGCATCGGCATTGCTGTGGACACTGCCGACAATGCGTATGTGACGGGGGGGACCGATTCGAGCGACTTCCCGACCGTCAATCCTTGGCAGCCGGCGTCTGGCGGCCTCGGCGATGCCTTCGCGGCGAAGCTGAGCGCGGATGGGATGACCTTACTCTACTCTACCTACTTGGGTGGCAGCAGTGACGATAGAACTTGGGGTATTGCGGCGGATGGAAGCGGCCAAGCCTATGTGACAGGGGAGACCTTGTCGACTGACTTCCCGACCGTCAATCCCTGGCAGCCGGCGTCTGGCGGCTACTACGATGGCTTTGTGGCGAAGTTGAGCGCGGACGGCGCGACCTTGCTCTACTCCACCTACCTTGGTGGCGGCGACTTTGACGACGGCTACGGCATTGCCGTGGACACCGCTGGCACTGCGTACGTGGCTGGGGTCACTTATTCGACGGACTTTCCCACGGCCATGCCGTTTCAGGCGGTCCTCGCCCGGAGTGCTGACGCCTTCGTAACGAAGCTGGACCTAGCGCAGCTCGATGCTAACGATGACGGAGATGGGATTCCTGTTCTGCGAGATAATTGTCCCGAGGTGGCCAATCCCACCCAGACCGACGCCGATGGCGATGGTATCGGTGACGCTTGTGACGTGGACGACGATAACGATGGGATTCCAGATGAGACCGACACCTGCATTACGGTGTGGAACCCCCATGAGCAAGACACCGATGGTGACGGAGATGGCGTAGCCGATGCCTGCGACAATTGTCCCAGCGTGGCGAATGACGATCAATTAGACGCCAACCGCAATGGGAAAGGCGATGTCTGCGACGTCGATCGCGATCTTGACGAACCCAAAAAGCCCAGTAGGAAAAAGCCTAAACCTTCCGACCCGGCCGTAACCGATAGCGATGGGGACGGGTTGACCGACGCGGTGGAAGACGCGCGTGGGCTCTTGCGTAACAATCCCGACAGCGATGGGGATGGGGTGATAGATGGAGCCGATAACTGTCCGCTACCGGGGTTTGCCAATGCCGATCAGCGGGACACCGACCATGACACGCTGGGAGATGCCTGTGACGGAGATGACGACGGTGACTTCGTTCCCGACTCCACCGATAACTGCTCGGTAATTAGCAACACTGCCCAAAGAAATATGGATGGCGACGCGAAGGGCGACGCCTGCGACGACGATGCCGATGGGGACGCTTTCCTGGCGACCGCTGCAGGTGGGGATGACTGTAACGATCTGGCCGCGACGGTGCATCCTGGCGCGCGAGAGATTCCCGGCAATAATCGCGATGACGATTGCGACGCGAGCACGGTGGATCGGGTGTTGATGCTGGCGATCGATCTGCTTGACCCGGACGATCCCGCTGCGACCTACGAGACGTGGTTGCCGACGGAGGGTCGCAAAGCAGAGCTGCGGGCGCGGGTCGTGGACGGGCAAGGTCAACTGGTTGGGACTCCCACCGTGAGGCTGGCTCTCGTCAGCATCAGTGACCTCCCGGGACAATACACCAACGACGCCAGCCCGTATCTAAGTGTGGACTATGAAGTGGAGCAGAACACCGGCAATTGGCTGGTCGTGCAAGCACGAGACTTTGGCGGCGTCGTCACG includes:
- a CDS encoding SBBP repeat-containing protein; protein product: MPRPIPLHLAWGLTIVGGVLLSGCLTTRSRVSQMTPLPPIGTLQTRSIPLPPTAAAQPPLHAAYGKLPLQFEQNQGQSDAQVQFLARGHGYALFLTPTEMVLSLRTGGNGETGRGTGERAKGGKGEEDRHKGKRWPTQSSALSTETVRLQLVNANPQPRMEGLAELPGKVNYFLGNDPSQWRTNVTTYAKVKYHDVYPGVDVVYYGNQEGRLEHDFIVAPGADPSVIQFSIRDQAGDELPLTADAAGNLLVQVADVMLRLGKPLVYQEIAGVRRDVVGSYARLGTQPSALSSQFSALSTASVGFQLAAYDATRPLIIDPVLSYSTYLGGGGDDIGQSIAVDTAGNTYVTGETASSDFPTVNPWQPASDGVADVFVAKLSADGQTLLYSTYLGGNDLDTATAVSTDESGQTYVVGWTDSTDFPTATPVQAAKAGDSDVFVAKLSADGTILLYSTYVGGSSDDEAYALAVDRNGQAYVTGLTVSTDFPTVMPLQAAQAGGAWDGFVVKLSADGATLLYSTYLGGDDFDDGQGIAVDTAGNAYVTGETGSSDFPTVNPWQPASGGLGDAFVAKLSADGAILLYSTYLGGDDFDDGIGIAVDTADNAYVTGGTDSSDFPTVNPWQPASGGLGDAFAAKLSADGMTLLYSTYLGGSSDDRTWGIAADGSGQAYVTGETLSTDFPTVNPWQPASGGYYDGFVAKLSADGATLLYSTYLGGGDFDDGYGIAVDTAGTAYVAGVTYSTDFPTAMPFQAVLARSADAFVTKLDLAQLDANDDGDGIPVLRDNCPEVANPTQTDADGDGIGDACDVDDDNDGIPDETDTCITVWNPHEQDTDGDGDGVADACDNCPSVANDDQLDANRNGKGDVCDVDRDLDEPKKPSRKKPKPSDPAVTDSDGDGLTDAVEDARGLLRNNPDSDGDGVIDGADNCPLPGFANADQRDTDHDTLGDACDGDDDGDFVPDSTDNCSVISNTAQRNMDGDAKGDACDDDADGDAFLATAAGGDDCNDLAATVHPGAREIPGNNRDDDCDASTVDRVLMLAIDLLDPDDPAATYETWLPTEGRKAELRARVVDGQGQLVGTPTVRLALVSISDLPGQYTNDASPYLSVDYEVEQNTGNWLVVQARDFGGVVTMQATAQGVLADGMPVALQQTFTLPSDRDGDGLPDVWEDQFGDLDPSEDFDTSVDNPYVGDGLTAFDEYRGFLWGPPLVRVGPDAIYRTPVYVPQGLVQHFRGHPFRKDLFLTFRNYNRDASTPFALGTAFSEDVGLDVHMLDAAVPAGEVHVDVVELENDLTGTHQGDNGHINKRGVRDWEWDTKGESEIGTATEYGSPVTYQKPLDLYFADRPYLDGEPQDGLLNPVNAASVEDGNDNAVLDIRKGLNEDKIRNGVLDGDQFVPGRFDQAFSALDVDQDGRVELPVVNLPSQIDPRFEYSKAQVLMQTITHEVGHAIGMTHNEDANCLMYRLTPNWSRAHCVSASSKAEIQIHNE